Proteins found in one Aethina tumida isolate Nest 87 chromosome 1, icAetTumi1.1, whole genome shotgun sequence genomic segment:
- the LOC109606635 gene encoding uncharacterized protein LOC109606635, which yields MAATDGQITVAAARWADEGSYLREYVSKHHLPAVVKIIKGQYGGLGVPTLPSPGLQSTAMLVSAGKRQKIIAQAVKIKEGRRLVCVGPRLVIPETYTGYFELLSEEGRAVRCIESVAELARRRPEEGCLVRETIRGVQAKTELDGTVVPEGARTIPAGEILVPTGEAVLSGSKGRYLKCLDSRGDTILLGLEQRGKFSALAREDNISGVHTAKNLLSKRLPLTVRLVHGTAPRGLKSPSHFVPELRLLSIFEEEHVFALPLQKESQNVTALPLAAPLKLLRTRNEEQLREMVEFNRLVDKCTKLASDVADRIQVLDGKLGDSKKQSPTQPADSKNGFLLRRSASSDSANHRTKHSYHRRDENRIPVHSKDYDEIDQIYDYVRGFAPLPKNIRSPFSDPSPSLTSHSSTPSHPVSDLTKPEPPPIETIPTKKLQAEKRNRKSASSTIRDNPAKVTTHTDKTPPGLPKLYVKNGHSQRSRLLRQKSASPMKETPPSPMSKSGSPIFNIRYKSLNNLQQAMELDGTLDSSNSGGRASGDSGGGAKQPEKRSRKLSRPRSLTNLVWEIREHPDISMPMVEKPKKIIDPAAIVYKKHSKYSISGQCQRRGNGTLYL from the coding sequence ATGGCGGCCACTGACGGTCAGATTACCGTGGCGGCGGCCCGTTGGGCCGACGAGGGAAGCTACCTACGCGAATACGTATCCAAGCACCATCTGCCGGCTGTCGTGAAGATAATCAAGGGCCAGTATGGGGGCTTGGGCGTCCCGACGCTGCCCAGTCCGGGCCTGCAATCCACTGCGATGCTGGTGTCCGCGGGCAAGCGGCAGAAGATCATCGCTCAGGCTGTGAAGATCAAGGAAGGGCGCCGTTTGGTGTGCGTGGGACCCCGCCTTGTCATACCCGAGACCTATACTGGGTATTTCGAGCTGCTCAGCGAGGAAGGCAGAGCCGTTCGGTGCATAGAATCGGTAGCGGAATTGGCCCGAAGGAGGCCGGAGGAGGGCTGTTTGGTACGCGAAACGATACGGGGAGTCCAAGCCAAGACTGAATTAGATGGTACCGTGGTCCCCGAGGGCGCCAGGACCATACCGGCGGGTGAAATACTAGTCCCAACAGGCGAGGCTGTTCTGTCTGGTTCCAAGGGTCGTTACCTCAAGTGTCTCGACAGTAGAGGCGACACCATCCTTTTGGGCCTGGAACAGAGGGGAAAATTCTCCGCCCTCGCCCGAGAAGACAACATTAGCGGCGTACATACCGCAAAGAACTTGTTGAGTAAGCGACTGCCTTTAACTGTTAGATTAGTTCACGGAACGGCCCCGAGGGGCTTGAAATCACCCAGTCATTTTGTGCCAGAACTTAGGTTATTGTCTATATTCGAAGAGGAACACGTGTTCGCCTTACCCCTGCAAAAAGAAAGTCAAAACGTCACTGCTTTACCCTTAGCTGCACCGCTGAAACTCCTCCGCACTCGCAACGAGGAACAGCTTAGAGAAATGGTGGAATTTAACAGACTGGTCGACAAATGCACGAAACTGGCCAGCGACGTGGCTGACCGCATCCAAGTTCTAGATGGAAAACTAGGAGATTCCAAGAAGCAGTCCCCCACACAGCCTGCCGATTCTAAAAACGGTTTCCTACTGCGGCGCAGCGCATCATCCGATTCAGCAAACCACCGCACCAAACACTCCTACCACAGGAGAGACGAAAACAGAATCCCTGTTCATTCCAAGGATTACGACGAAATCGACCAGATCTACGACTACGTGCGTGGATTCGCACCACTCCCTAAGAACATTCGTTCCCCATTTTCAGACCCATCTCCGTCACTGACGTCCCACAGTTCCACTCCCTCACATCCGGTGTCCGATCTCACGAAACCAGAACCACCTCCTATAGAAACGATCCCGACGAAAAAATTACAAGCGGAGAAAAGAAATCGAAAGTCCGCTTCATCGACCATACGCGACAACCCAGCCAAAGTAACGACCCACACGGACAAAACTCCGCCGGGTCTGCCGAAGCTGTACGTCAAAAACGGGCATTCACAAAGAAGCAGGCTGTTGAGGCAAAAGAGCGCCTCCCCCATGAAGGAAACGCCGCCGAGTCCGATGTCCAAGTCGGGCTCTCCCATATTCAACATTCGCTACAAATCATTGAACAACCTCCAACAAGCTATGGAGCTGGACGGCACCCTGGACTCGAGCAACTCGGGCGGCCGAGCGTCCGGCGATTCGGGAGGCGGCGCCAAGCAACCGGAGAAGAGATCTCGCAAACTGTCTAGACCCAGAAGTCTGACGAACTTGGTTTGGGAGATCAGGGAGCACCCGGACATATCGATGCCGATGGTGGAGAAGCCGAAGAAAATCATTGATCCTGCGGCcatagtttataagaaacaCTCCAAGTATTCCATCAGCGGCCAATGTCAAAGGCGCGGCAATGGAACgctgtatttataa